In the genome of Raphanus sativus cultivar WK10039 chromosome 4, ASM80110v3, whole genome shotgun sequence, one region contains:
- the LOC108849804 gene encoding UPF0481 protein At3g47200 has translation MKMEQSANASVQDGEESLLKIRIDRMHKKLKEPPRLLSPTAGKSTCSIFRVPQTMIDSNGRCYEPRVVSVGPYHRGKTQLKMMEEHKWRYLNALVTRTHETKSLTLEDYMKTAKNVEEAAREVYSESIHMDSDEFNEMMVLDGCFILELFRKVSDVVPFQQDDPLVTMAWVLPFFNRDFLRLENQIPFFVLEALFDLTRSDDDERQSNSSLQSLAFAFFTNTMDRPEQDLARFKDLKAKHLLDLVRSSLIPESKLPAKSRTTNPEKKKTPSYIIHSISKLRQAGIKIRELKDEESFLVVRFRHGAIEMPRIVVDDFMGSFFPNCVAYEQCYVACSKHFTTYATLLDCLMNINKDVEYLCEQKIIENYFGTESAVAGFVNTLGRDVAFDIEKCYLKELFIEVNEYYNNSRHVTWASFKNTYFSSPWSFISALAALILLILSIVQTIFTVYPR, from the exons ATGAAAATGGAGCAGTCGGCTAATGCCTCCGTACAAGATGGAGAAGAAAGCCTCCTGAAGATCCGTATTGATAGGATGCATAAGAAGCTGAAGGAGCCACCAAGGTTGCTAAGCCCGACCGCCGGAAAATCAACTTGCTCGATCTTCCGGGTACCTCAAACCATGATTGATTCCAACGGTAGATGCTATGAGCCACGAGTTGTCTCGGTGGGACCATACCACCGAGGCAAAACTCAGCTCAAGATGATGGAAGAACACAAGTGGCGTTACTTAAATGCTCTTGTCACTCGAACCCACGAAACAAAATCCTTGACACTAGAGGATTACATGAAAACCGCGAAGAATGTTGAGGAAGCTGCGAGAGAGGTTTACTCCGAGTCAATCCACATGGACTCTGATGAGTTCAACGAGATGATGGTTCTTGACGGTTGTTTCATTCTTGAGCTGTTTCGTAAAGTCAGCGACGTTGTTCCTTTTCAACAGGATGATCCACTCGTGACCATGGCTTGGGTTCTTCCTTTCTTCAACAGAGATTTTCTCCGTCTTGAGAATCAAATCCCTTTCTTCGTTCTTGAAGCTTTGTTTGACCTCACAAGAAGCGATGATGACGAAAGACAGAGCAACAGTTCTTTACAGTCTCTAGCCTTTGCGTTCTTTACCAACACGATGGATAGACCAGAACAAGATCTCGCCAGGTTCAAAGACCTAAAAGCCAAACACCTCCTTGACCTTGTCCGGTCAAGCTTAATCCCGGAGAGTAAGCTTCCAGCGAAATCG CGGACAACTAatccagagaagaagaagacaccgTCCTACATCATCCACAGCATATCCAAGCTCCGGCAAGCCGGGATCAAGATCAGGGAGCTGAAAGACGAAGAGAGCTTCCTCGTTGTGAGATTCAGACATGGAGCGATAGAGATGCCGCGCATCGTAGTCGACGATTTCATGGGAAGTTTCTTTCCGAACTGCGTGGCTTACGAGCAGTGCTACGTGGCGTGTTCAAAACATTTCACTACCTACGCGACACTACTAGACTGTCTGATGAATATTAACAAAGACGTTGAGTATCTATGCGAACAAAAAATCATAGAGAACTACTTTGGCACAGAGTCAGCGGTTGCTGGATTCGTGAACACTCTAGGCAGAGACGTTGCGTTCGACATAGAAAAGTGTTATCTAAAAGAGTTGTTTATAGAAGTGAATGAGTATTACAATAATAGTCGGCACGTTACATGGGCTAGTTTCAAGAACACTTATTTTAGTTCTCCTTGGTCTTTTATCTCTGCTCTTGCTGCTCTTATTCTTTTGATATTGTCTATTGTCCAGACAATTTTCACTGTTTATCCAAGATag